Proteins encoded within one genomic window of Cydia pomonella isolate Wapato2018A chromosome 12, ilCydPomo1, whole genome shotgun sequence:
- the LOC133523661 gene encoding zinc finger homeobox protein 4 isoform X3, producing the protein MPTPLQPGGPASGPPPERKRRRKRDDPQSSAALEPDDDDGDMSPEEEPRNVPAAPAAPAPAPSSAPAPTSPPAAPDAVDLTSRRDSPPLSSDVERFDGKIVYNPDGSAYIIEDPELSEGETSLSDLPKIEPGCIVDSRDSNVVERQLEFPQIASAFYVSRNPSLYGALYGRLAAERARARPDAPVMHSYRVFSFRGGKDAPRPQSPSVECPVSVPVKPILMCFICKLSFGYAKSFVAHAQSDHSLSLLDSERDALSRENASAIIQCVGKDKEALVSFLEPVGATAPPRASASGSPANVSELSSPSMDKRPEMVTPIDRDSDTMLPNGTCDERRPSPPAWRPPRSIAEAMIPQHSLISVAHPHTINASVQPRASPNSSPPFQATPPAFLSGTTIGVCPDHLGGRPSGADCPKCELILNSGRLGGPLAGMHSRNSCKTLKCPKCNWHYKYQETLEIHMKEKHPEAETSCIYCIAGQPHPRLARGETYTCGYKPYRCEVCNYSTTTKGNLSIHMQSDKHLNNMQELQNGGNPGEGTLPPAPQHTPPGPHKPPLPHHSPLGQKPKPTFRCDVCNYETNVARNLRIHMTSEKHTHNMLVLQQNVKHMQTLSALHHRQQSQQQLESLLHFHSAGDAPPPNPEAALADMAYNQALMIQLMTGGPGPSPPELGAHLDVGLNPDAMEPPPEPADPEPERTFHCCICNCFSTDSLEALGHHLAQDRTKIREQEILALVAGHYVCKLCTYKTNLKANFQLHCKTDKHLQRLQHVNHVKEGGPRNEWKLKFCGGVGTGSAGVGGVQIRCCACDYYTNSAHKLQLHAAGARHEAAALLLRHLRECVSRIPRERPRVYRCALCGFGAPHRLPLLQHVRSVKHLQMEQIHQLQRRSEGKDPTPDVAELFQVIPQPAELSSPYDQQDNDNKDPVDQKPELTQEQKMMRFLEQHQQQAQQQLQQQQMQQQQPPQPGSGERDEERETPGPHACPYCNFSCGSESRLHAHVTASHGDNVRHFICPLCQDAFKERPALERHVMQIHSVNSEGLQRLLLLVDQSHWLNGGAQTQGDGRQGDEEREISSPRSEGSADGETERCSTCNRTFRNVDELCQHQNESGHFELKQTPQGPGYVCWKKGCNRYFDTAHALQNHFREAHARNSIANMSVSEKHVYKYRCNQCSLAFKTVEKLQLHSQYHVIRDATKCVLCGRSFRSVLALQKHVETSHPELSEEELAAFKRSLASNPLLQASQGTALDAATAELLRKEALRTPEDEMAELEDRDSSATVADESGHNDAENSDDSIVYKDQQFLEDYLNSQAMAEDSYNDPNRKYKCHRCKVAFTRQSYLTAHNKTLLHRKGEKLTYPMEKYLDPNRPFKCDVCKESFTQKNILLVHYNSVSHLHKLKRAMQEQQNNNNPPVSPGAGSAPSNLTLTPKSTSSEEDERKRYKCNICKVAYTQGSTLDIHMRSVLHQTRAGKLQELAAAGHVDLSRPLVEQPDRNDPAKILQDVLSPKNTSPSSTSSGGPRSSPPARPGSPRSPRAGSASCDRCHASFPTGELLDAHRATSCPFGDARAHSPLADADAAALDEMVAKGNPPKRNSQMYKQLLETFGFDLVMQYNDNQRRKMQEERDMARAPSPPPPPPEEKPPDGETKSTCQHCNKEFSSVFVLKTHCEEVHKDKVPLEFLEQFAEHFKSEYERKSGAPNSPRAASPAPQEERSPSPRGESAGNFTNENGNGTGEAQAGALLAAQVQEMQAALNMLQLQQQLGQLHPMVAQMLSLGLPLGLNVGALAAMNLQPPLVPLMLPPPPFDAMPFAHDAQMKQQQMLQQQQQQANAAAGQKRARTRITDEQLKILRAHFDINNSPSDEAIAKMAKQSGLATKVIKHWFRNTLFKERQRNKDSPYNFNNPPSTTLNLEEYEKTGEAKVTPLDSSASSDEGKPPPEKKVKIEEPSINHQDVKSEPNDEPSIEEKYNSYDDRHQEDKSFVFPQAPSQSPAPSLNHSDHHQNISRPQTPTHLSLNSLIQSQLDSIPATSIPQPPHPSMLPPKLNPNFTSPNSAPPNVLPLTPNRSLSPGRGPADFGLSGGNSNGSNSSGSSGKRANRTRFTDYQIKVLQEFFENNAYPKDDDLEYLSKLLGLSPRVIVVWFQNARQKARKVYENQPAAEPPAGATDDANRFQRTPGLNYQCKKCQLVFQRYYELIRHQKTHCFKEEDAKRSAQAQAAAAQVAATLSSEDSNSSTVEHHAPHVPVSPAPPRTPTPAAANYPVSPAPSTPHTPVTPMALAPRSDEKDGNFQCDKCNLVFPRFDLWREHQLVHIMNPNLFPTYPPDSPFGILQQHAQLQQLNAQLGNDEARHPLVAAMNQQAVKRKFDEYEEVDTGEQPKDKRLRTTILPEQLDYLYQKYQIESNPSRKMLENIAREVGLKKRVVQVWFQNTRARERKGQFRAHAQVINKRCPFCPALFKVKSALESHLSTKHADQCARGEINVDALPDEELSTESTPSFGSQQSDRQQNFSQAGAPMLPPIFPPFHSDMEKFIKQYSEESMKRYVSELQAHAAAQQNGGNNEPSERRNEHGKPEIPLDLSKPVDLSRPGSDADERSDTASETMEFYEEDEPTSPLPGQQTPRPPGKRFRTQMSSLQVKIMKSLFSDYKTPTMAECEALGREIGLPKRVVQVWFQNARAKEKKARLAAGLSEVSDAPPPEECRVCDFKYSHKYSVQDHVFTRGHIATVRARLETGVGVGVVGVGAEDSTMALMQMAARLEGGLGGELHNAFLRPQLAGNGKRTLSGLQG; encoded by the exons ATGCCCACGCCGCTGCAGCCCGGCGGCCCCGCTAGCGGCCCGCCTCCGGAGCGCAAGCGGCGCCGCAAGCGCGACGATCCACAAAGTTCCGCCGCGCTAGAGCCCGACGACGACGACGGCGACATGAGCCCTGAGGAGGAACCGCGCAACGTGCCCGCGGCTCcggcggcgcccgcgccggcgccgTCATCCGCGCCTGCGCCCACCTCACCCCCCGCTGCCCCAGACGCCGTTGACCTCACCTCGCGGAGAGACTCGCCACCGCTCTCTTCCGATGTCGAGCGCTTCGACGGCAAAATCGTCTACAACCCCGATGGCTCTGCCTACATCATTGAAGATCCCGAGCTATCGGAGGGTGAGACGAGCCTATCCGACCTCCCCAAAATAGAACCTGGGTGCATCGTCGACAGCCGCGACAGCAACGTCGTGGAGAGGCAGCTCGAGTTCCCGCAGATAGCAAGCGCGTTCTACGTGTCGAGGAACCCATCCCTGTACGGTGCACTTTATGGCAGGCTCGCAGCGGAACGAGCTCGGGCGAGACCCGACGCGCCTGTCATGCACAGTTATCGTGTGTTCAGTTTTCGGGGTGGAAAGGACGCCCCGAGACCCCAATCCCCGTCTGTGGAATGTCCTGTCAGCGTGCCAGTGAAACCAATCCTTAtgtgttttatatgtaaattgaGTTTTGGATATGCCAAATCTTTTGTAGCGCATGCCCAGTCGGACCATAGTTTATCATTACTTGACTCGGAAAGAGACGCCTTATCAAGAGAAAATGCTTCCGCCATCATTCAGTGTGTCGGAAAAGATAAAGAAGCTTTAGTCTCATTTTTAGAGCCAGTAGGCGCAACAGCGCCACCGCGAGCGTCGGCTTCAGGAAGCCCCGCGAATGTATCAGAATTATCGAGTCCATCAATGGATAAACGACCTGAGATGGTGACACCTATTGATAGAGACAGTGACACAATGTTACCCAACGGAACGTGTGATGAAAGGAGGCCGAGCCCACCAGCATGGAGACCGCCTCGGTCAATAGCAGAAGCTATGATTCCACAACATTCCTTGATCTCCGTTGCACACCCGCATACAATAAACGCGTCAGTCCAGCCACGTGCAAGTCCAAATTCTTCCCCGCCATTCCAAGCAACACCTCCAGCATTTCTATCTGGCACGACGATAGGAGTATGTCCAGACCACCTCGGAGGGCGACCGTCTGGAGCAGACTGCCCGAAATgtgaattaattttgaattctGGCAGACTGGGAGGACCCCTTGCTGGTATGCATAGTAGAAACTCCTGTAAAACACTGAAGTGCCCTAAATGCAACTGGCATTACAAATATCAAGAAACGCTTGAAATCCATATGAAGGAAAAGCACCCAGAAGCTGAAACgagttgtatttattgtatagcCGGTCAGCCACATCCTCGGCTTGCACGAGGCGAAACATACACCTGTGGATACAAACCCTACAGATGCGAAGTGTGCAACTATTCCACGACCACGAAAGGCAATTTAAGTATACACATGCAGTCTGATAAGCATTTAAATAACATGCAAGAGCTACAAAATGGAGGAAATCCTGGAGAAGGCACTTTACCTCCTGCTCCTCAGCACACGCCGCCAGGCCCGCATAAGCCGCCTCTACCGCACCATTCTCCTCTGGGTCAGAAACCAAAGCCTACATTCCGATGCGATGTTTGCAATTACGAGACAAATGTTGCCCGAAATCTCAGAATACACATGACATCAGAAAAGCATACACACAACATGCTTGTACTACAGCAAAATGTCAAACATATGCAGACTTTATCAGCCTTACATCACAGACAACAAAGCCAACAACAGCTGGAGAGCTTACTCCACTTCCATAGCGCTGGTGATGCACCTCCACCAAACCCTGAAGCTGCTTTAGCTGATATGGCGTACAATCAGGCTCTGATGATTCAACTCATGACGGGTGGCCCCGGACCTTCTCCACCTGAACTAGGTGCTCATCTAGATGTCGGTCTAAACCCTGACGCGATGGAGCCTCCACCGGAGCCAGCCGATCCTGAGCCGGAGAGAACCTTCCACTGTTGTATCTGCAACTGCTTCTCAACGGACTCTCTCGAAGCGTTGGGCCACCATCTCGCACAGGACCGCACAAAGATCAGAGAGCAGGAAATCCTAGCACTGGTGGCCGGTCATTACGTATGCAAACTCTGCACATACAAGACAAACCTCAAGGCAAATTTTCAGCTGCATTGTAAAACTGATAAGCATTTACAGAGGTTGCAGCATGTGAATCACGTAAAAGAAGGAGGTCCGAGAAACGAATGGAAGTTGAAGTTTTGCGGTGGTGTAGGCACCGGGAGTGCAGGAGTCGGTGGTGTTCAGATTAGGTGTTGTGCGTGTGATTATTATACGAACTCTGCGCATAAGCTGCAGCTGCACGCAGCTGGGGCCCGGCATGAGGCTGCCGCGCTGTTGTTGAGGCATCTTCGGGAGTGTGTGTCGCGAATTCCCCGTGAACGCCCGCGCGTGTACCGCTGCGCACTTTGCGGTTTCGGCGCACCGCACCGTCTGCCGCTTCTACAGCACGTGCGCTCCGTTAAGCATCTTCAGATGGAGCAAATACATCAACTGCAAAGGCGGTCTGAAGGCAAAGACCCCACGCCTGACGTCGCCGAGCTCTTCCAAGTCATCCCTCAGCCCGCTGAGCTCTCCAGTCCATACGATCAACAAGACAATG ATAACAAAGATCCGGTTGATCAGAAGCCTGAATTGACGCAAGAACAGAAAATGATGCGATTTTTGGAGCAACATCAACAGCAAGCGCAGCAACAGCTACAACAACAGCAAATGCAACAACAACAACCGCCACAACCAGGATCCGGCGAAAGGGACGAAGAACGTGAAACTCCAGGCCCACACGCTTGTCCTTACTGCAATTTCAGTTGTGGAAGCGAGAGCCGACTACACGCTCATGTGACCGCCTCACACGGAGACAACGTCAGACACTTCATTTGCCCGCTTTGCCAAGACGCATTTAAGGAAAGGCCAGCTCTTGAACGACACGTGATGCAAATCCATTCTGTCAACTCTGAGGGCCTCCAGAGATTACTACTACTTGTCGATCAAAGCCATTGGCTAAACGGAGGTGCCCAAACGCAAGGAGATGGACGCCAGGGCGATGAGGAGCGAGAGATCTCATCCCCGCGCTCTGAAGGAAGTGCGGATGGAGAAACAGAACGGTGCTCCACCTGCAATCGCACTTTTCGTAATGTGGACGAATTATGTCAACATCAAAACGAATCTGGTCATTTCGAACTGAAACAAACACCTCAAGGCCCAGGATACGTTTGTTGGAAGAAGGGCTGTAATCGGTATTTCGACACCGCTCATGCGCTACAAAATCATTTTAGAGAAGCGCATGCCCGCAACTCTATTGCTAACATGTCCGTATCTGaaaaacatgtatacaaatACCGCTGCAACCAATGCAGCTTGGCTTTCAAGACTGTCGAAAAACTTCAACTTCACTCACAATACCACGTTATTCGTGATgctactaaatgtgtactctgtGGGCGAAGCTTCAGATCCGTCCTTGCTCTACAAAAACATGTAGAAACTTCACACCCAGAACTATCTGAAGAAGAGCTCGCTGCTTTCAAACGTAGTCTAGCCTCCAACCCTTTGCTACAGGCGAGCCAAGGAACAGCTTTAGATGCTGCTACAGCAGAGCTGTTGCGTAAAGAAGCTCTAAGAACACCTGAAGACGAGATGGCTGAACTGGAAGACAGAGATTCAAGTGCAACCGTAGCAGATGAATCGGGCCACAACGATGCGGAAAACTCAGATGATTCCATCGTTTACAAAGACCAACAGTTCCTAGAAGACTACCTAAATTCACAAGCTATGGCAGAAGATTCTTACAATGATCCAAATAGAAAATACAAATGCCACAGATGCAAAGTTGCTTTCACTCGTCAGTCTTATTTGACAGCGCATAATAAAACACTCCTACATCGAAAGGGTGAGAAGCTCACATATCCAATGGAGAAATATCTTGACCCTAATAGACCATTCAAATGTGATGTATGCAAAGAGTCGTTCACCCAAAAGAACATTTTACTTGTTCATTATAACAGCGTGAGTCATTTGCACAAATTGAAACGAGCCATGCAagaacaacaaaataacaacaacCCTCCCGTTTCACCGGGAGCTGGCTCGGCGCCTTCCAATTTAACCCTAACACCTAAAAGCACATCAAGTGAGGAAGATGAACGTAAGCGCTACAAATGTAACATTTGCAAAGTAGCATATACTCAAGGCAGCACTCTCGACATTCATATGAGATCCGTGCTACATCAAACGCGAGCTGGCAAGTTGCAAGAACTCGCGGCCGCCGGACACGTGGACTTATCGCGCCCTTTGGTAGAGCAGCCGGACAGAAACGACCCCGCTAAAATTTTACAAGACGTGTTGTCGCCGAAAAATACATCCCCTTCGTCAACGAGCAGTGGGGGCCCGCGCTCATCGCCCCCCGCGCGGCCAGGTAGCCCGCGCTCCCCTCGCGCAGGTAGCGCCTCGTGCGATCGCTGCCACGCGTCATTTCCTACCGGGGAGTTACTCGACGCACATCGTGCAACTTCATGCCCGTTTGGCGATGCGCGGGCACATTCGCCGCTAGCTGACGCAGACGCAGCTGCTCTAGACGAGATGGTCGCCAAGGGCAACCCGCCCAAAAGAAACTCGCAAATGTACAAACAACTACTTGAGACATTTGGCTTCGACCTCGTCATGCAATACAATGACAATCAGCGGCGAAAAATGCAAGAAGAACGTGATATGGCACGTGCGCCGAGTCCGCCACCACCGCCGCCCGAGGAGAAGCCTCCGGATGGTGAAACCAAATCGACGTGTCAACATTGTAACAAGGAGTTTTCTAGTGTGTTCGTGTTAAAAACTCATTGTGAAGAAGTGCATAAAGATAAAGTTCCTCTTGAGTTCCTGGAGCAGTTCGCTGAACATTTCAAGTCGGAATATGAAAGGAAATCTGGTGCGCCTAACTCGCCGCGCGCTGCCTCGCCTGCACCCCAAGAGGAGAGGTCGCCCTCACCCCGCGGCGAGAGTGCCGGCAACTTCACTAATGAGAACGGAAACGGTACTGGCGAAGCTCAGGCCGGAGCCTTGCTGGCGGCTCAAGTGCAGGAGATGCAAGCCGCGCTGAACATGCTGCAGCTGCAGCAACAGCTCGGACAGCTGCACCCGATGGTGGCTCAGATGTTATCGCTGGGCCTGCCGCTGGGTCTGAACGTAGGCGCCTTGGCTGCCATGAACTTGCAGCCGCCGCTGGTGCCACTGATGCTGCCCCCACCGCCCTTCGATGCAATGCCTTTCGCTCACGACGCTCAGATGAAACAACAACAAATGTTGCAGCAACAACAACAG cagGCAAATGCTGCAGCTGGACAGAAACGCGCTCGCACTCGCATTACTGATGAACAACTGAAGATTTTGCGAGCGCACTTCGACATCAACAACTCGCCCAGCGATGAAGCCATCGCTAAGATGGCCAAGCAATCTGGACTCGCTACCAAGGTAATCAAGCATTGGTTCAGAAATACGCTATTCAAAGAACGACAGCGTAATAAGGATTCGCCATACAATTTCAACAATCCGCCATCAACGACACTCAATCTCGAAGAGTATGAAAAGACCGGAGAGGCGAAGGTTACGCCATTAGATTCATCTGCGAGCTCGGACGAAGGAAAACCTCCCCcagaaaaaaaagtcaaaatagAAGAGCCATCTATTAACCATCAAGATGTCAAATCAGAACCCAACGATGAGCCTTCGATAGAAGAAAAGTACAATTCTTATGATGATAGGCATCAGGAAGACAAAAGTTTCGTCTTTCCTCAGGCACCATCTCAAAGCCCTGCTCCCAGCCTAAATCATTCTGATCACCACCAGAACATATCAAGGCCGCAGACACCCACCCATCTGTCTCTGAATTCATTGATCCAGTCACAACTTGACTCTATCCCGGCTACGAGTATACCGCAGCCGCCTCACCCGTCGATGCTACCGCCAAAGTTGAATCCAAATTTCACGTCCCCAAACTCCGCGCCCCCGAACGTCCTACCTTTGACCCCAAATCGCAGCCTCAGTCCCGGCAGGGGACCGGCCGATTTCGGACTTTCCGGGGGCAACTCGAACGGATCCAACAGCTCGGGGTCTTCTGGCAAACGCGCCAACAGAACTAGATTCACTGATTACCAAATCAAAGTTCTACAAGAATTTTTTGAGAATAACGCATATCCAAAAGACGATGATTTAGAATATCTATCGAAACTACTAGGATTGAGTCCTAGAGTAATCGTAGTTTGGTTTCAAAACGCTAGACAAAAAGCAAGAAAGGTTTACGAAAACCAACCGGCCGCAGAACCACCTGCAGGTGCGACTGATGATGCAAACCGATTTCAAAGAACTCCCGGGCTTAATTATCAATGCAAAAAGTGCCAATTAGTGTTCCAGCGTTATTATGAATTAATTAGACATCAAAAGACACACTGCTTTAAGGAAGAAGATGCCAAGAGATCGGCACAGGCCCAGGCGGCTGCAGCGCAAGTAGCAGCGACTTTGAGTAGTGAAGATTCAAACTCTAGTACAGTCGAGCACCACGCACCTCACGTGCCCGTATCCCCTGCGCCCCCTCGCACGCCTACACCCGCGGCTGCCAACTATCCGGTGTCTCCGGCACCATCCACTCCCCATACGCCAGTTACACCCATGGCACTTGCACCAAGAAGTGACGAGAAAGATGGAAACTTTCAATGTGATAAATGCAACCTAGTCTTCCCTCGGTTTGATTTATGGCGGGAGCATCAACTTGTTCATATCATGAACCCAAACTTGTTTCCCACGTATCCACCGGATTCCCCATTTGGTATCCTGCAGCAACACGCACAGTTACAACAACTGAACGCTCAACTCGGCAATGACGAGGCGAGACACCCGTTAGTTGCAGCGATGAACCAACAGGCTGTAAAGAGGAAATTCGATGAATACGAAGAAGTGGACACTGGAGAACAGCCTAAAGACAAGCGTTTAAGAACTACGATATTACCTGAACAACTAGATTATCTCTATCAGAAGTACCAAATTGAGTCCAATCCTTCCAGAAAGATGCTAGAAAATATAGCTCGTGAAGTtggattaaaaaaaagagtggtaCAAGTATGGTTTCAAAATACACGTGCGCGAGAGAGAAAGGGGCAGTTTCGTGCGCATGCACAAGTCATAAATAAGCGATGTCCTTTTTGCCCAGCGTTGTTCAAAGTAAAGAGTGCTTTAGAAAGCCACCTGAGCACCAAACACGCTGACCAATGTGCGCGAGGTGAGATCAACGTTGATGCTCTTCCAGACGAAGAACTAAGCACCGAATCAACTCCCAGTTTTGGCTCCCAACAAAGTGACCGGCAGCAAAATTTTTCGCAAGCGGGGGCTCCCATGTTGCCCCCTATTTTTCCACCCTTTCACTCAGACATGGAGAAATTTATCAAGCAGTACAGTGAGGAATCTATGAAGCGCTACGTTAGTGAACTACAAGCGCATGCTGCTGCCCAACAAAATGGCGGCAACAATGAGCCCTCCGAAAGGCGCAATGAACATGGAAAACCGGAGATACCCTTAGATCTCAGCAAACCAGTCGACCTCTCAAGGCCGGGATCAGACGCTGATGAACGCTCAGATACCGCATCTGAGACCATGGAGTTCTACGAAGAGGACGAGCCGACGTCACCACTGCCCGGACAACAGACCCCGAGACCGCCCGGCAAACGCTTCCGCACCCAAATGTCCTCCCTACAagtgaaaataatgaaatcatTATTCAGCGATTATAAAACGCCAACGATGGCCGAGTGCGAGGCGCTCGGGCGGGAGATCGGGCTTCCGAAACGCGTAGTACAAGTGTGGTTCCAGAACGCGCGTGCGAAAGAGAAGAAGGCGCGGCTTGCGGCTGGCTTATCGGAAGTGTCAGACGCGCCGCCACCCGAGGAGTGTCGAGTGTGTGATTTCAAGTACAGTCACAAGTACTCCGTACAAGATCACGTATTTACGCGCGGGCACATCGCCACGGTCCGCGCGCGGCTCGAGACCGGCGTCGGCGTGGGCGTGGTCGGAGTCGGCGCGGAAGACAGCACCATGGCGCTCATGCAGATGGCGGCGCGGCTAGAAGGCGGCCTCGGTGGGGAGCTCCATAACGCGTTCCTGCGGCCACAGCTCGCTGGCAACG